In a single window of the Pseudoxanthomonas sp. F37 genome:
- the dxs gene encoding 1-deoxy-D-xylulose-5-phosphate synthase, with protein sequence MIDAARYPRLSRIQIPADLRQFDESELPAIAEELRGYLIESVGRSGGHFGAGLGVIELTVALHYLYETPHDRLVWDVGHQCYPHKILTGRRDTIHTVKQKDGVAPFPKREESEYDTFGVGHSSTSISAALGMAIALAQQGDDRKVVAVIGDGAMTAGMAFEALNHAGGMEPEPNLLVILNDNQMSISENVGGLTKMLGRLSSSRTLNALREGGKKLLGDKKKPPARFMRRWEEHWKGMFVPSTLFEQMGFHYTGPIDGHDVEALVGALKTLKTLKGPQLLHILTTKGKGYELAEGDQIGYHAVGPFDPEKGLVSKGGAKKPTYTDIFSDWLCDMAAAEPKLLGITPAMREGSGLVRFSREYPERYFDVAIAEQHAVTLAAGMACEGGKPVVAIYSTFLQRGYDQLVHDVAIQQLDVLFAIDRGGVVGPDGATHAGNLDLSYLRCVPHMVVMAPADENECRQMLSTGYHFNGPAAVRYPRGTGPGVAIEPGLDTLPIGKADLRVRGTRVALLAFGSTVAAAEQVGRELGLTVVNMRFVKPLDRDLLLELAKHHQGLVTIEDNVVMGGAGSGVAELLNGEGITLPVLHLGLPDEFQHHASREDLLAEAGIDAAGIRTRVLKRWPPLGAVPKTAAG encoded by the coding sequence ATGATCGACGCCGCCCGCTATCCCCGCCTGTCCCGGATCCAGATCCCGGCCGACCTGCGCCAGTTCGACGAGTCCGAACTGCCCGCCATCGCCGAGGAGCTGCGCGGCTATCTGATCGAGTCGGTCGGTCGCAGCGGCGGCCACTTCGGTGCCGGACTGGGCGTCATCGAGCTGACCGTGGCGCTGCACTACCTGTACGAGACGCCGCACGACCGGCTGGTGTGGGATGTCGGCCACCAGTGCTATCCGCACAAGATCCTCACCGGCCGCCGCGACACGATCCATACGGTCAAGCAGAAGGACGGCGTGGCGCCGTTCCCCAAGCGCGAGGAAAGCGAGTACGACACCTTCGGCGTGGGGCATTCCTCCACCTCGATCTCCGCTGCGCTGGGCATGGCCATCGCGCTGGCGCAGCAGGGCGACGACCGCAAGGTGGTGGCGGTGATCGGCGACGGCGCGATGACGGCCGGCATGGCCTTCGAAGCGCTCAACCATGCCGGCGGCATGGAACCCGAGCCCAACCTGCTGGTGATCCTCAACGACAACCAGATGTCGATCTCCGAGAACGTCGGCGGTCTGACCAAGATGCTGGGCCGGCTGAGCAGCAGCCGCACGCTGAACGCACTGCGCGAAGGCGGCAAGAAGCTGCTGGGCGACAAGAAGAAGCCGCCGGCGCGCTTCATGCGCCGCTGGGAAGAGCACTGGAAGGGCATGTTCGTGCCGTCCACCCTGTTCGAACAGATGGGCTTCCACTACACGGGACCGATCGACGGCCATGATGTCGAAGCGCTCGTGGGCGCGCTGAAGACGCTGAAGACGCTCAAGGGCCCCCAGCTGCTCCATATCCTGACCACCAAGGGCAAGGGCTACGAACTGGCCGAGGGCGACCAGATCGGTTACCACGCGGTGGGCCCGTTCGACCCCGAGAAGGGCCTGGTCAGCAAGGGCGGCGCGAAGAAACCGACCTACACCGACATCTTCAGCGACTGGCTGTGCGACATGGCCGCCGCCGAACCCAAGCTGCTGGGCATCACGCCGGCGATGCGCGAAGGCTCGGGCCTGGTGCGCTTCAGCCGGGAGTACCCCGAGCGCTACTTCGACGTGGCCATCGCCGAGCAGCATGCGGTGACCCTGGCCGCGGGCATGGCCTGCGAAGGCGGCAAGCCGGTGGTGGCGATCTACTCGACGTTCCTGCAGCGCGGTTACGACCAGCTGGTGCACGACGTGGCCATCCAGCAGCTGGACGTGCTGTTCGCCATCGATCGGGGTGGCGTGGTCGGCCCCGACGGCGCCACGCACGCCGGCAACCTGGACCTGAGTTACCTGCGCTGCGTGCCGCACATGGTGGTGATGGCCCCGGCCGACGAGAACGAGTGCCGGCAGATGCTGAGCACCGGCTACCACTTCAACGGACCGGCTGCGGTGCGCTATCCGCGCGGCACCGGCCCCGGCGTGGCGATCGAACCCGGCCTGGACACGCTGCCGATCGGCAAGGCGGACCTGCGCGTGCGCGGCACGCGCGTGGCGCTGCTGGCTTTCGGCTCCACCGTCGCCGCCGCCGAACAGGTGGGACGCGAGCTGGGCCTGACCGTGGTGAACATGCGTTTCGTCAAGCCGCTGGACCGCGACCTGCTGCTCGAGCTGGCGAAGCACCACCAGGGCTTGGTCACCATCGAGGACAACGTGGTGATGGGCGGCGCCGGCTCGGGCGTGGCCGAACTGCTCAATGGCGAAGGCATCACCCTGCCCGTGCTGCACCTGGGCCTGCCGGACGAGTTCCAGCACCATGCCAGCCGCGAAGACCTGCTGGCCGAAGCCGGCATCGATGCGGCCGGCATCCGCACCCGCGTGCTCAAGCGCTGGCCGCCGCTGGGCGCCGTCCCGAAGACCGCGGCGGGCTGA
- a CDS encoding HNH endonuclease yields MEADRAQLHLVQTGSPQTPVPPPSSPRPHPAALRLLSLDAHGRVLDWINWQDATCLYARGAVAWTLGDPCLHVHGGVSRLTGEQSLIELHPIVASRGHARAHALSPTPTLTNTALFARDAHLCLYCGHEFSRPHLTRDHVLPLSKGGKDVWENVVTACFHCNSRKSNRTPQQAHMPLLAVPYRPSWIEHLILSNRNILADQMAFLKAQLPKKSKLSA; encoded by the coding sequence ATGGAAGCAGACAGAGCTCAGCTTCACCTGGTCCAGACCGGTTCCCCGCAAACACCGGTCCCGCCCCCGTCGTCCCCCCGCCCGCACCCCGCCGCCCTGCGCCTGCTGTCGCTGGATGCCCATGGCCGCGTGCTCGACTGGATCAACTGGCAGGACGCGACCTGCCTGTACGCGCGCGGGGCCGTGGCATGGACGCTCGGCGACCCCTGCCTGCACGTGCACGGAGGCGTCAGCCGCCTGACCGGCGAGCAGAGCCTGATCGAACTGCACCCCATCGTGGCCTCCCGCGGCCATGCGCGGGCGCACGCGCTGTCGCCGACCCCCACCCTGACCAACACGGCCCTGTTCGCCCGCGACGCGCACCTGTGCCTGTACTGCGGGCATGAGTTCTCGCGGCCGCACCTCACCCGCGACCACGTGCTGCCGCTGTCCAAGGGCGGCAAGGACGTATGGGAGAACGTGGTGACGGCCTGCTTCCACTGCAATTCGCGCAAGAGCAACCGCACGCCCCAGCAGGCCCACATGCCGCTGCTGGCCGTGCCGTACCGGCCCAGCTGGATCGAGCACCTGATCCTGTCCAACCGCAACATCCTGGCCGACCAGATGGCATTCCTGAAGGCGCAATTGCCGAAGAAGTCCAAGCTTTCCGCCTGA
- a CDS encoding acyl-CoA dehydrogenase C-terminal domain-containing protein — MSASYKAPLTDLRFALYDVLGVEPLFQRLGYPDATRDILDAVLDEAARFAETVLAPLNSVGDEIGSTLDKATGEVTTPPGFKTAYAQFVEGGWTGLTASPDFGGQGLPHTMGVPLNEMVNASNLAWGNFPLLSHGAVEALKHHGQAWQQEVFLKPLVEGRWTGTMCLTEPHCGTDLGLLKTKAEPNADGSYAITGTKIFITAGEHDLTDNIVHLVLAKLPDAPPGAKGISLFVTPKFKVLRDGTLGERNALSCGSIEHKMGIKASVTCVMNFDGAQGYLVGQPHKGLQAMFTMMNTARLGVGLQGIGLSERAYQNALRYARERLQTRSLSGPKFPDRPADPIIVHPDVRRMLLTMKSLIEGSRLLALHAGSLIDVANHAEDPAERERADTLVSFLTPISKACQTEWGIENTYHALQCFGGHGYIHEHGMEQLARDARITTLYEGTTGIQALDLMGRKTAATQAAGLKLFLADVHAFAQQHKDDATLREFIDPLQQKAAEWAALTKKVLERAASNPEEIGAASTDYLFYSGYVVLAYWWARSVAAAQASAHGDAFKQAKRETARFYFARILPRTLAHAAAIESGADTLMAMEDAHFGD, encoded by the coding sequence ATGAGCGCATCCTACAAAGCCCCCCTCACCGATCTCCGCTTCGCCCTGTACGACGTGCTGGGCGTCGAGCCGCTGTTCCAGCGCCTGGGCTATCCCGATGCCACCCGCGACATCCTCGATGCGGTGCTGGACGAAGCCGCACGCTTCGCCGAAACCGTGCTCGCCCCGCTCAACAGCGTCGGCGACGAGATCGGCAGCACCCTGGACAAGGCCACCGGGGAAGTGACCACCCCGCCAGGCTTCAAGACCGCGTACGCCCAGTTCGTGGAAGGCGGCTGGACGGGCCTGACGGCCTCGCCCGACTTCGGTGGCCAGGGCCTGCCCCACACGATGGGCGTGCCGCTCAACGAGATGGTCAACGCCAGCAACCTGGCGTGGGGCAACTTCCCGTTGCTGTCCCACGGTGCGGTGGAGGCGCTCAAGCACCACGGCCAAGCGTGGCAGCAGGAGGTCTTCCTGAAGCCACTGGTCGAGGGCCGCTGGACCGGCACGATGTGCCTGACCGAACCCCATTGCGGCACCGACCTGGGCCTGCTGAAGACCAAGGCCGAACCCAATGCCGACGGCAGCTACGCCATCACCGGCACCAAGATCTTCATCACCGCGGGCGAGCACGACCTGACCGACAACATCGTGCACCTGGTGCTGGCCAAGCTGCCCGACGCGCCGCCCGGCGCGAAAGGCATCTCGCTGTTCGTCACGCCGAAGTTCAAGGTTTTGCGCGACGGTACGCTCGGCGAACGCAATGCGCTGTCCTGCGGCTCGATCGAGCACAAGATGGGCATCAAGGCGTCGGTGACGTGCGTGATGAACTTCGATGGCGCGCAGGGCTACCTGGTGGGGCAGCCGCACAAGGGCCTGCAGGCGATGTTCACCATGATGAACACCGCGCGCCTCGGCGTGGGCCTGCAGGGCATCGGCCTGAGCGAACGCGCCTACCAGAATGCCCTGCGCTATGCGCGCGAGCGCCTGCAGACGCGCTCGCTGAGCGGCCCGAAGTTCCCCGACAGGCCGGCCGATCCCATCATCGTGCATCCCGACGTGCGGCGCATGCTGCTGACGATGAAGTCGCTGATCGAAGGCAGCCGCCTGCTCGCCCTGCATGCCGGCAGCCTGATCGATGTGGCCAACCACGCAGAAGATCCGGCCGAGCGCGAGCGCGCCGACACGCTGGTCAGCTTCCTCACCCCGATCTCGAAGGCCTGCCAGACCGAATGGGGCATCGAGAACACCTATCACGCGCTGCAGTGCTTCGGCGGCCACGGCTACATCCATGAGCACGGCATGGAACAGCTGGCGCGCGATGCGCGCATCACCACCCTGTACGAAGGCACCACCGGCATCCAGGCGCTGGACCTGATGGGCCGCAAGACGGCGGCCACGCAGGCGGCGGGCCTGAAGCTGTTCCTCGCCGACGTGCATGCCTTCGCCCAGCAGCACAAGGACGACGCCACGCTGCGCGAGTTCATCGATCCGCTGCAGCAGAAGGCCGCCGAATGGGCCGCGCTGACCAAGAAGGTGCTGGAGCGCGCGGCGTCGAACCCGGAGGAGATCGGCGCCGCCAGCACCGACTACCTGTTCTACTCCGGCTACGTGGTGCTGGCCTACTGGTGGGCGCGCAGCGTGGCCGCGGCGCAGGCGTCCGCGCACGGGGATGCGTTCAAGCAGGCCAAGCGCGAGACCGCGCGGTTCTACTTCGCACGCATCCTGCCGCGCACGCTGGCGCACGCGGCCGCCATCGAATCCGGCGCAGACACCCTGATGGCGATGGAAGACGCGCACTTCGGGGATTGA
- a CDS encoding LEA type 2 family protein, translating to MRRISLLALMATSVLLAGCGSGMVRRVSDPAVSVQQLTVKADGQWVVDLRLQNYSSIPMRFDAVKVEVRVGDQAAGTLQATPGLSVGPESADVVTVPFAPSSQARIVVADALAGRRGLPYALKGSADATPEDAKVRSFDIDTRNTLNPVPGLDGVLR from the coding sequence ATGCGGCGTATTTCCCTGCTGGCACTGATGGCGACCTCGGTCCTGCTGGCCGGCTGCGGCAGCGGCATGGTCCGGCGCGTCTCGGACCCGGCCGTGAGCGTGCAGCAACTCACGGTGAAGGCGGACGGCCAGTGGGTGGTCGACCTGCGACTGCAGAACTACAGCAGCATCCCGATGCGCTTCGACGCCGTGAAGGTCGAGGTGCGGGTAGGCGACCAGGCCGCCGGCACGCTCCAGGCCACGCCCGGCCTGTCGGTCGGACCGGAATCGGCCGACGTCGTGACGGTGCCGTTCGCGCCATCCAGCCAGGCGCGCATCGTGGTCGCCGATGCGCTGGCCGGCCGGCGTGGGCTGCCCTATGCCCTGAAGGGCAGCGCCGACGCGACGCCCGAGGACGCCAAGGTCCGCAGCTTCGATATCGACACCCGCAACACCCTCAATCCCGTTCCCGGCCTGGACGGCGTGCTGCGCTGA
- a CDS encoding glycoside hydrolase family 30 beta sandwich domain-containing protein — MTRPFSGRFHPLLASLVLLAWAGAPRAAAQPAPADVSVWITTADHTRALAPSAPARFAERASARPQIVVDDAQRFQEIVGFGASLTDSSAWLIQHKLDARQRDALLKELFGREGNGLGLSFSRLTIGASDFSRHHYSLNDTPDGKPDPELEHFSIDENRGDVIPVARAMLAINPQLKIMASPWSAPGWMKDSNSLIQGRLLPQYYDAFSRYLLKYVDAYAAEGIPVFALTVQNEPDYEPKDYPGMRLNAPARARLIGDHLGPMIERRGNGPLIFDWDHNWDKPEEPMGVLSDPAARDYVDAVAWHCYGGDVAAQSPVHEAFPDKDAYMTECSGGDWEPVRSGGLPLQAKNIIIRSMRHWASGALFWNLALDENNGPYAGGCHTCRGVVTIDSRTGDITRTDEYYALAHASRFVRPGAHRIASTGPSDDLDNVAFRNADDGSLVLLVANSAIEPRRFSVEHGKRRFAYTLPARSVATFVWQPDATQHD; from the coding sequence ATGACCCGACCTTTTTCCGGCCGCTTTCATCCCCTGCTCGCCAGCCTCGTCCTGTTGGCGTGGGCAGGCGCACCGCGCGCCGCCGCGCAGCCGGCTCCCGCCGACGTGTCGGTATGGATCACCACCGCCGACCACACCCGCGCACTGGCGCCTTCGGCCCCGGCGCGTTTCGCCGAACGGGCGTCCGCGCGGCCGCAGATCGTGGTCGACGACGCGCAGCGCTTCCAGGAGATCGTCGGCTTCGGCGCGTCGCTGACCGATTCGTCCGCGTGGCTGATCCAGCACAAGCTGGACGCGCGCCAGCGCGATGCGCTGCTGAAAGAGTTGTTCGGCCGCGAGGGGAACGGCCTGGGCCTGAGCTTTTCGCGCCTGACCATCGGTGCGTCCGACTTCTCGCGCCACCACTACAGCCTCAACGACACGCCGGACGGCAAGCCGGATCCCGAGCTGGAGCACTTCAGCATCGATGAGAACCGCGGCGACGTCATTCCTGTCGCGCGCGCCATGCTGGCCATCAACCCGCAGTTGAAGATCATGGCCTCGCCGTGGAGCGCACCGGGCTGGATGAAGGACAGCAACAGCCTGATCCAGGGACGCCTGCTGCCGCAGTACTACGACGCCTTCTCGCGCTATCTTCTGAAGTACGTGGATGCCTACGCCGCCGAGGGCATACCCGTCTTCGCGCTGACCGTGCAGAACGAGCCGGACTACGAGCCGAAGGACTATCCCGGCATGCGCCTGAACGCACCGGCGCGCGCGCGGCTGATCGGCGACCACCTGGGGCCGATGATCGAACGGCGCGGCAACGGCCCCTTGATCTTCGACTGGGACCACAACTGGGACAAGCCGGAAGAGCCGATGGGTGTGCTGTCCGACCCGGCCGCGCGCGACTACGTGGACGCCGTGGCCTGGCACTGCTACGGCGGCGATGTGGCGGCGCAGTCGCCCGTGCACGAGGCCTTTCCCGACAAGGACGCCTACATGACCGAGTGCTCCGGCGGCGACTGGGAGCCGGTGCGCAGTGGCGGACTGCCGTTGCAGGCGAAGAACATCATCATCCGCAGCATGCGCCACTGGGCGAGCGGCGCCCTGTTCTGGAACCTGGCGCTGGACGAGAACAACGGCCCCTATGCCGGCGGCTGCCACACCTGCCGCGGCGTGGTGACCATCGACTCGCGTACCGGGGACATCACCCGCACGGACGAGTACTACGCCCTGGCCCATGCCAGCCGCTTCGTGCGTCCCGGCGCACATCGGATCGCCTCGACCGGGCCGTCCGACGACCTGGACAACGTCGCCTTCCGCAATGCCGACGACGGCTCACTGGTGCTGCTGGTGGCCAACTCGGCCATCGAGCCCCGCCGCTTCAGCGTGGAGCACGGCAAGCGCCGGTTCGCCTACACGCTGCCGGCACGCAGCGTGGCGACCTTCGTGTGGCAGCCTGACGCAACGCAACACGACTGA
- a CDS encoding TonB-dependent receptor, with the protein MSPRAHRHALRKQQLAMACCLALAFPLAAQAQQAAETAPADQSVETLDTVRVTGIRAAIATAVETKNESTSIVEAISSEDIGKLPDISIADSISRLPGLTMQRLDGRGQVIHIRGMSEQFAGTLLNGREQVTTGDNRGVELDQYPAELINGVTVYKTPDASLIGQGISGTVDLQSIRPLSFGEQRIVFTGQGEMNSFDELTEGGNNKGYRVSASYVDQFANDTVGFAIGVARMDAPFQEKHYKSWWWANTDMWGAPQPGKPADAIALQGAEAWVKSRDTTRDGVMAVLEFKPNDRWHSVLDVYASRFDQEEWMRGAMWSNDPWFNGGAVSYDNVSTTDYHGTPVVTGGTLNGIQPALRNDNNTRESRLFSAGWNNEFKLSDTWTLATDVSYSRAKVEDSKLETYAGRLGGVSADFRVRLSPGYGYYALPDMADPSAVYLRDPQNWGHDGRLEDSHQKDEMKAFRVAVNHVIESSDFLRSWDAGVHVSKRTKEKSAEVYFADLPGRTPTLIDPSLLSSPTDLGFAGMGHVITYDPRALLSRYYDVYLSESNDDLQKDAITEEDVKTFYFKANLDMDLTDTVRLRGNAGVQYIRTEQTSEGVVIQQNEDGQELVAGTAGASYGDILPSLNLVADFGNGWNLRFGAAREMMRARINDMGARASVYVQTSQGGPSEWRGSGGNPALEPYRANAYDLSIEKYFGEASYVALAAFYKDLDSYIYTREIPWDFSGYDYEGDEPPASNMGLFSTPANGTGGYMRGYEFSTALGGELIHDALDGFGLLLNASYTESSIDPDGPGIGSGTDTFPGLSKIVANATVYYEKHGFSARVSQRFRDPYRGEYGSIFNQRTYRYTLNERTIDLQLGYDFPESSRLSGLSILFQVNNVNNEPFRTEVSSGTHPDLFFPEEYTEYGRQYLLGFRYKL; encoded by the coding sequence ATGAGCCCGCGCGCGCATCGTCACGCCCTGCGCAAGCAACAACTGGCCATGGCCTGCTGTCTGGCGCTCGCATTCCCGCTGGCCGCGCAGGCCCAGCAGGCGGCAGAGACCGCGCCCGCCGACCAGAGCGTGGAGACGCTGGACACCGTCCGCGTCACCGGCATCCGTGCCGCCATCGCGACCGCGGTCGAGACCAAGAACGAATCCACCTCGATCGTGGAAGCGATCTCCTCTGAAGACATCGGCAAGCTGCCCGACATCAGCATCGCCGATTCCATCTCGCGCCTGCCCGGCCTGACCATGCAGCGCCTCGACGGCCGCGGCCAGGTGATCCATATCCGCGGCATGTCCGAGCAGTTCGCGGGCACGCTGCTGAACGGCCGCGAACAGGTGACGACCGGCGACAACCGCGGCGTCGAACTCGATCAGTACCCGGCAGAACTGATCAATGGCGTCACCGTGTACAAGACGCCGGACGCCTCGCTGATCGGGCAGGGCATCTCCGGCACGGTCGACTTGCAGTCGATCCGCCCGTTGTCGTTCGGCGAACAGCGCATCGTGTTCACCGGCCAGGGCGAGATGAACTCGTTCGACGAGCTGACCGAAGGCGGCAACAACAAGGGTTATCGCGTGTCGGCCTCGTACGTGGACCAGTTCGCCAACGACACCGTGGGTTTCGCCATCGGCGTGGCGCGAATGGATGCGCCGTTCCAGGAGAAGCACTACAAGTCGTGGTGGTGGGCCAACACCGACATGTGGGGTGCGCCGCAGCCGGGCAAGCCCGCCGACGCGATCGCGCTGCAGGGAGCCGAAGCGTGGGTGAAGTCGCGTGACACCACGCGCGATGGCGTGATGGCCGTGCTGGAATTCAAGCCCAACGACCGCTGGCATAGCGTGCTGGACGTTTACGCTTCGCGCTTCGACCAGGAAGAGTGGATGCGCGGCGCGATGTGGAGCAACGATCCCTGGTTCAACGGCGGCGCGGTCAGCTACGACAACGTGAGCACGACGGACTACCATGGCACCCCCGTGGTCACCGGCGGCACCTTGAACGGCATCCAGCCGGCGCTCCGCAACGACAACAACACCCGTGAATCGCGTCTGTTCTCGGCGGGCTGGAACAACGAATTCAAGCTCAGCGACACCTGGACGCTGGCCACCGATGTCAGCTACTCGCGCGCCAAGGTCGAGGACTCGAAACTCGAGACCTATGCGGGCCGCCTGGGCGGCGTGTCCGCCGACTTCCGCGTGCGCCTGTCGCCCGGCTACGGCTACTACGCGCTGCCGGACATGGCCGATCCCTCCGCGGTCTACCTGCGCGACCCGCAGAACTGGGGCCACGACGGCCGCTTGGAGGACAGCCACCAGAAGGACGAAATGAAGGCCTTCCGCGTGGCCGTCAACCACGTGATCGAGTCTTCCGACTTCCTGCGCAGCTGGGATGCCGGCGTCCACGTCAGCAAGCGCACCAAGGAGAAGAGCGCGGAGGTCTACTTCGCCGACCTGCCGGGTCGCACGCCCACGCTGATCGATCCCTCCCTGCTGTCCTCGCCCACGGATCTGGGCTTCGCCGGCATGGGCCATGTCATCACTTACGACCCGCGCGCGTTGCTGTCGCGCTACTACGACGTGTACCTCAGCGAGTCCAACGACGACCTGCAGAAGGACGCGATCACCGAAGAGGACGTGAAGACGTTCTACTTCAAGGCCAACCTCGACATGGACCTCACCGATACGGTCCGCCTGCGCGGCAACGCCGGTGTGCAGTACATCCGTACCGAGCAGACCTCCGAAGGCGTGGTCATCCAGCAGAACGAGGACGGCCAGGAGCTCGTGGCCGGCACGGCGGGCGCGTCGTACGGCGACATCCTGCCCAGCCTGAACCTGGTGGCGGACTTCGGCAACGGATGGAACCTGCGCTTCGGCGCGGCCCGCGAGATGATGCGCGCTCGCATCAACGACATGGGCGCGCGCGCCAGTGTCTACGTGCAGACCTCGCAGGGCGGGCCTTCCGAATGGCGCGGCAGCGGCGGCAATCCGGCCCTCGAGCCGTACCGCGCCAATGCCTACGATCTTTCGATCGAGAAGTATTTCGGAGAAGCGAGCTACGTGGCGCTGGCGGCGTTCTACAAGGACCTGGACTCCTATATCTACACGCGCGAAATCCCCTGGGATTTCTCCGGGTACGACTACGAAGGCGATGAGCCGCCGGCGTCCAACATGGGCCTGTTCTCGACGCCGGCCAACGGCACCGGCGGCTACATGCGCGGCTACGAGTTCTCCACCGCACTCGGCGGCGAGCTGATCCACGACGCGCTCGACGGTTTCGGTCTGCTGCTCAACGCGTCGTACACCGAGTCGTCGATCGACCCCGACGGTCCGGGCATCGGTTCGGGCACCGACACGTTCCCCGGCCTGTCCAAGATCGTCGCCAATGCCACGGTGTACTACGAGAAGCATGGCTTCTCCGCACGCGTCAGCCAGCGCTTCCGTGATCCCTATCGCGGCGAATACGGGTCGATCTTCAACCAGCGCACATACCGGTACACGTTGAACGAGCGGACCATCGACCTGCAGCTGGGTTACGACTTCCCGGAGTCGAGCCGTCTGTCGGGCCTGTCGATCCTGTTCCAGGTGAACAACGTCAACAACGAACCGTTCCGCACGGAAGTGAGTTCGGGTACGCATCCGGACCTGTTCTTCCCCGAGGAGTACACCGAGTACGGCCGCCAGTACCTGCTGGGCTTCCGCTACAAGCTGTGA